One genomic window of Arachis stenosperma cultivar V10309 chromosome 10, arast.V10309.gnm1.PFL2, whole genome shotgun sequence includes the following:
- the LOC130955412 gene encoding F-box protein At1g49360-like: protein MFVEGRMSNNEECKEMKRTKSDEWEVVEWCNLPGDLLSRIASYLELIDFLSFRSVCKEWLIPPSEYNPSGRELWFLLYGEGSQCSFLKLGSQSPNSERLYTVNFPELDGATCLASYLGWLLLVQEGAMFFFCPFSRAKIDLPDCPFTDLSEHVAAFSADPTCQDCVVVVVSRKSEVELELHLLRRGNKEWHKHCHRCVRSTLNTVSGAAFSEEKFQFLDADDGLVTFNADGKSSKSWANYRIVNHGSSKDVETLEYHVRKNMFGVLNMGQRLGFRGGEDDVVSISICGTMILGIQWLHILRNDSVILSETIVPDQQHVALARQIKGVWIQPRYVQVPPGLTW from the coding sequence ATGTTTGTTGAAGGAAGGATGTCAAATAATGAGGAATGTAAGGAGATGAAACGAACGAAAAGTGATGAATGGGAAGTAGTAGAGTGGTGTAATCTGCCTGGAGACCTGCTATCAAGAATTGCAAGCTATTTAGAATTGATAGACTTTCTGAGTTTTCGCAGTGTTTGCAAAGAATGGCTCATCCCTCCCTCAGAATACAACCCTTCAGGCCGCGAGCTATGGTTTCTCCTCTATGGTGAAGGCTCACAGTGTTCCTTCTTGAAACTCGGATCGCAATCTCCAAACTCCGAAAGACTCTACACCGTCAACTTTCCAGAACTTGACGGAGCCACTTGCCTTGCATCGTACCTAGGATGGTTGCTTCTTGTGCAAGAAGGAGCAATGTTTTTCTTCTGCCCTTTCTCAAGAGCCAAGATAGACCTTCCAGATTGTCCCTTCACAGACCTAAGCGAACATGTTGCTGCGTTTTCTGCTGACCCTACTTGCCAAGATTGCGTTGTGGTTGTGGTTAGCCGCAAGAGTGAGGTAGAACTGGAACTGCACTTGCTTCGAAGGGGGAACAAGGAGTGGCACAAGCATTGCCATCGTTGTGTTCGTTCCACGCTAAACACAGTAAGTGGTGCTGCTTTTTCTGAGGAAAAGTTTCAGTTCTTGGACGCGGATGACGGCTTGGTTACCTTCAATGCTGACGGTAAAAGCAGCAAGTCATGGGCGAATTATCGTATAGTTAACCATGGTTCTTCCAAGGACGTGGAAACCTTGGAATATCACGTACGGAAAAACATGTTTGGAGTCTTGAACATGGGTCAGAGGCTGGGCTTCAGGGGCGGTGAGGATGATGTTGTGTCCATTTCCATATGTGGCACCATGATCCTCGGAATACAGTGGCTTCATATCTTAAGAAATGATAGCGTCATTCTCAGTGAGACCATTGTGCCTGATCAGCAACATGTGGCTCTGGCTCGTCAGATTAAAGGGGTATGGATTCAACCAAGATATGTTCAAGTACCTCCTGGCCTAACCTGGTAG